In one Candidatus Nomurabacteria bacterium genomic region, the following are encoded:
- the smpB gene encoding SsrA-binding protein SmpB, producing the protein MSAKKPVKKKPSAIVNRRARFDYALGDELTAGLSLTGPEVRAARDGHVQLKGSYVQLRNGELWLQGASFSLQLNERGKPGARAIDTEPRKLLVHRKQIEALEASKAQGNTIVPLRLQTGGRFIKLVIAVGKGKKNYDKRETLKRRDQEREAHRAIKSA; encoded by the coding sequence ATGTCTGCCAAAAAGCCAGTCAAGAAGAAACCAAGTGCCATAGTTAACCGTCGAGCACGGTTTGATTATGCGTTGGGAGACGAACTGACGGCGGGACTTTCACTGACCGGTCCCGAAGTCCGTGCTGCCCGTGACGGGCACGTGCAGCTCAAAGGCTCCTACGTACAACTGCGTAATGGCGAGCTCTGGTTGCAAGGCGCCAGCTTTAGCTTGCAACTTAACGAACGAGGCAAACCAGGCGCGCGCGCCATCGACACCGAACCACGCAAGCTTCTCGTGCACCGCAAACAAATTGAAGCCCTCGAAGCAAGCAAGGCTCAGGGCAACACCATCGTGCCACTTAGGCTCCAAACCGGAGGCCGCTTCATAAAACTCGTCATCGCAGTGGGCAAGGGCAAGAAAAATTACGACAAGCGTGAAACACTCAAACGCCGCGACCAAGAACGCGAAGCGCATCGAGCAATCAAGTCAGCTTAA
- the xth gene encoding exodeoxyribonuclease III yields the protein MKIYSWNVNGIRAVVNKGAFAEFIAKHQPDILCLQETKAKQGQAEIDLPDYEEYWNSADKPGYSGTAIFSKIKPLSVVYGFADDIAAKYNLASDGYGDPTKEGRVISAEFDDFWIVTVYTPNSKGDLSRLELRHDKWDPAFLEHVKELEKSKPVLFCGDLNVAYAEDDLANPKQNVGKHGFTDEERAGFQKFLDAGFVDTFRKFTPTGNGHYTWWTHWANARARNVGWRIDYWLVSKSIADRVQSAAIHADQMGSDHCPVSIEIS from the coding sequence ATGAAAATCTACTCTTGGAACGTCAACGGCATTCGTGCCGTGGTAAACAAAGGCGCCTTTGCTGAATTTATCGCCAAGCATCAACCGGACATCCTTTGTCTACAAGAAACCAAAGCCAAACAAGGCCAGGCCGAAATTGATCTGCCCGACTACGAAGAATACTGGAACAGCGCCGATAAACCTGGCTACAGTGGCACTGCGATATTCAGCAAAATCAAACCGCTATCTGTCGTATACGGCTTCGCCGACGATATCGCCGCCAAATACAATCTGGCCAGCGATGGCTATGGCGACCCGACCAAAGAGGGCAGGGTAATCAGCGCCGAGTTCGACGATTTTTGGATAGTGACCGTTTATACGCCCAACAGCAAGGGCGACTTGTCGCGACTTGAGCTGCGACACGATAAGTGGGACCCAGCATTCCTGGAACACGTCAAAGAACTAGAAAAATCCAAACCGGTACTATTTTGTGGCGACCTGAACGTTGCCTACGCCGAAGATGACCTGGCAAACCCTAAGCAAAACGTTGGCAAGCACGGCTTTACCGACGAAGAGCGCGCTGGCTTCCAAAAGTTCCTGGACGCTGGTTTCGTAGACACCTTTCGCAAATTCACTCCAACTGGCAACGGCCACTACACCTGGTGGACACACTGGGCCAACGCTCGCGCCCGCAATGTCGGCTGGCGTATCGACTACTGGCTAGTGAGCAAAAGCATTGCCGACCGCGTACAATCTGCCGCTATCCATGCCGACCAAATGGGCTCCGACCATTGTCCGGTAAGCATTGAGATTTCGTAA
- a CDS encoding sortase, with translation MQPENDNSEFKQAQRDAAANVVRDQLDALYDNQPKVMAAPKQDESGQTKEQAYQRANGWQQYHTEWQNYYRKYYEHYYVGKLHQAINEHEDAKRTPDEKQQAEIEELRAKIVEGAKKNVKKARKSRHFIPLVSAVVVVLVVAFLQYNEIIFANVQAYISPGNIDPQNIVVDPNASTHVPPAPKLIIPKINVDVPVVYNVPSDYNDLMSAMKKGVAHFSIPGANSVPGQLGNTVYSGHSSNDLFDPGDYKFIFAQLEKLKKGDTIFVNYNSTRYTYTVTKMQVVEPTDVQALLGHNDKPYLTLITCTPLGTALHRLLVTAEQISPDPSKAKAENTSGNSQSNTAMPGQAPTVLERLFGAR, from the coding sequence ATGCAACCAGAAAATGACAATTCAGAATTCAAGCAAGCGCAACGCGATGCCGCCGCAAATGTGGTTCGCGATCAGTTAGATGCACTCTATGATAACCAACCAAAAGTAATGGCCGCACCCAAACAAGACGAATCAGGCCAAACGAAAGAGCAAGCATACCAGCGTGCAAATGGTTGGCAGCAATACCATACCGAATGGCAAAACTACTATCGAAAGTACTATGAACATTATTATGTCGGCAAGCTTCACCAAGCGATCAATGAACACGAAGACGCCAAAAGAACACCTGATGAAAAACAACAGGCAGAAATCGAAGAACTACGCGCCAAGATAGTCGAAGGCGCCAAAAAGAATGTCAAAAAAGCACGAAAAAGTCGCCACTTCATTCCGCTCGTTAGCGCAGTTGTGGTCGTATTAGTCGTCGCATTTTTACAATACAACGAAATCATCTTTGCAAACGTCCAGGCGTACATAAGCCCGGGCAACATCGACCCACAAAACATCGTCGTCGACCCGAATGCCAGCACACACGTACCACCAGCTCCGAAGCTTATCATCCCCAAAATCAACGTCGACGTGCCTGTCGTTTATAACGTGCCCAGCGATTACAACGACCTGATGTCCGCCATGAAAAAAGGCGTGGCGCATTTTTCTATACCAGGAGCAAATAGCGTACCAGGGCAGCTTGGTAACACCGTCTACTCAGGCCATAGCAGCAACGATCTGTTCGACCCCGGCGATTACAAATTCATCTTTGCCCAACTAGAGAAACTAAAAAAGGGCGACACGATTTTCGTCAATTACAATTCAACACGATACACGTATACAGTTACCAAGATGCAAGTCGTGGAACCAACCGACGTCCAGGCGCTGCTCGGCCACAACGACAAACCATATCTGACACTCATTACGTGCACGCCGCTTGGTACAGCACTCCACCGCCTACTTGTTACAGCCGAGCAGATTTCGCCCGATCCTTCCAAGGCTAAAGCTGAAAATACATCAGGGAATTCACAGTCCAACACAGCGATGCCGGGTCAGGCACCGACAGTCTTAGAGCGACTCTTCGGCGCACGCTAA
- a CDS encoding PEGA domain-containing protein, translated as MSRLVSSERKTWMRTAVYTFMTLSVTVIVSLLMLVVLGYQFNQKDGKLEQGGLLQFYSIPTGAQVTLDEMKLGSLTNTKTTVDSGNHFVTFSDNGYRVWQKSIMVKPGQVAWLSYARLIPQTITPESLQTYAVLTSALASPDRHYMLLHQAADQPAFTLVDIQNDTPKYSTLTLPVGSYTAPSAGKKQSFALDSWSGDNQVVLIRHTYDNNKMEWLLLNRNSPDQSIDLNTTYAISPSRIEFAGGNHSLLFVQNGDIVQRINLDEQTLSRPLVTNVRDFTTYDDKTIAYSTKVDAKSQMSVGYAAIDIPQPQTIATYPADKKPLFAALSQYFGQSYVGIVHGNDMTVLTGTLPTPNNKGSLKQYGEHTLPDGTWNLEVRGSDRFIVATLLNGYATYDLELQKYDETTWKYSAKSQRPLQWLDDFMLWSDYGGTLRFYEFDGANQQDIMPAAEGLAVSLSVNDKYVYDIAKTDKGYVFQRARLILP; from the coding sequence ATGTCACGACTCGTTTCTTCAGAGCGCAAAACATGGATGCGTACAGCCGTTTACACCTTTATGACGCTTTCTGTCACGGTAATCGTATCGCTTTTGATGCTGGTCGTCCTTGGCTACCAGTTCAATCAAAAAGATGGCAAGCTGGAACAAGGCGGCCTGCTTCAGTTTTATAGCATACCGACCGGCGCCCAGGTAACGCTGGACGAAATGAAGCTCGGATCACTAACGAATACTAAGACGACAGTAGATAGTGGAAATCATTTCGTTACGTTTAGTGACAATGGTTATAGAGTGTGGCAAAAATCAATAATGGTTAAACCTGGGCAAGTTGCTTGGCTATCGTATGCACGCTTAATCCCTCAAACCATTACTCCAGAGTCGCTGCAGACATATGCTGTGCTGACTAGCGCCTTAGCCTCTCCGGATCGCCACTATATGTTGCTTCATCAAGCTGCCGACCAACCGGCTTTTACGTTGGTTGATATCCAAAACGACACTCCGAAATACAGTACGTTAACGCTACCGGTAGGAAGTTATACGGCCCCATCGGCTGGCAAAAAGCAATCATTCGCCCTGGATAGCTGGAGCGGTGATAATCAAGTAGTACTCATTCGCCATACGTACGACAACAACAAAATGGAATGGCTTTTGTTAAATCGCAACTCGCCTGATCAATCTATCGATCTTAATACTACTTACGCAATATCACCATCAAGGATTGAGTTTGCTGGCGGCAACCACTCACTGTTGTTCGTGCAAAATGGCGATATAGTACAGCGAATTAATCTCGACGAGCAAACATTGTCACGTCCGCTCGTGACGAATGTTAGAGACTTTACGACGTATGACGACAAAACGATCGCCTACTCAACCAAAGTAGACGCTAAGTCTCAGATGTCGGTTGGCTACGCGGCAATTGACATACCTCAGCCGCAAACAATCGCCACCTACCCTGCTGATAAAAAGCCGCTTTTTGCCGCTTTGTCTCAATATTTTGGCCAATCCTATGTGGGAATCGTGCACGGAAACGATATGACGGTACTGACCGGTACGTTGCCGACACCAAACAACAAAGGTTCTCTAAAGCAGTATGGCGAGCATACTTTGCCGGATGGTACATGGAACTTAGAGGTTCGTGGTAGCGACAGATTCATCGTAGCAACACTACTAAACGGTTATGCGACGTATGATTTAGAGCTGCAAAAATACGACGAGACAACATGGAAGTATTCGGCTAAATCACAACGCCCGCTTCAGTGGTTGGATGATTTCATGCTTTGGTCGGATTATGGCGGGACGCTGCGTTTTTATGAATTTGACGGCGCAAATCAGCAGGATATTATGCCTGCTGCCGAGGGACTTGCTGTCAGCTTGAGTGTGAATGATAAATACGTCTACGACATAGCCAAGACTGACAAAGGCTACGTATTTCAACGAGCACGGCTTATATTGCCATAA
- a CDS encoding glutamate--tRNA ligase yields the protein MTRTRFAPSPTGYLHVGGIRTALFAWLVARHAGGQFILRLEDTDKNREVEGSAEHLIESLKALGLNYDEGPDTGGPHGPYRQSERLDIYKEWAQKLIDAGRAYADPYTAEEVQQFREQAQAEKRPFLYRNHRPENPPAWDGSAPLRFKSDPKGYQWDDLVMGKRAAGPEVIDDFILIKSDGYPTYNFAHIIDDALMEITHVIRGQEFISSMPNYLNLYEALGLDRPYFATMPHIMNEQGNKKLSKRDGAKDVLDYIRDGYLPETLFSFIATLGWNDGTEQEVFTRDELITKFSLDRVQHSGARFDEKRLLWMNGQFIRQLSLDDLWNRVTEFWSPEASGADEAYKRRVLALAQDRLKTLCDLPTLTSYFFTEPTPDWTMIEGNKQLAKFERQRLVELLGQAKVALESSDFSADALQQTLNNLLEQTGEKPGTLFSLIRFAITWAPFSPALPETMEVLGRDKTLSRLQAAINNAN from the coding sequence ATGACAAGAACAAGGTTTGCCCCAAGTCCTACAGGCTATTTACACGTCGGCGGTATCCGTACCGCGCTCTTTGCGTGGTTAGTTGCACGTCATGCTGGCGGTCAATTTATCTTGCGACTTGAAGATACCGACAAAAACCGCGAAGTCGAAGGTTCGGCGGAGCACCTCATCGAAAGTCTAAAAGCACTCGGTTTGAACTATGATGAAGGCCCAGACACAGGTGGTCCACACGGACCGTATCGTCAGAGCGAACGCCTTGATATCTATAAAGAATGGGCTCAAAAACTCATAGACGCGGGCAGAGCATATGCCGACCCTTATACAGCCGAGGAAGTGCAACAATTCCGCGAACAAGCTCAAGCCGAGAAACGTCCGTTTCTGTACCGCAATCATCGACCAGAAAACCCACCAGCATGGGACGGCTCGGCGCCACTTCGGTTCAAGTCAGACCCGAAGGGCTATCAATGGGACGACCTCGTGATGGGAAAACGCGCCGCGGGACCCGAAGTAATAGACGATTTTATACTGATTAAATCTGACGGCTACCCAACGTACAACTTCGCACATATCATCGACGATGCCCTGATGGAAATCACGCACGTTATCCGCGGCCAGGAATTCATTTCCAGCATGCCGAATTACCTGAACCTGTACGAAGCACTTGGTTTGGACCGTCCATACTTCGCCACTATGCCACATATCATGAACGAACAGGGCAATAAAAAACTTTCTAAACGAGACGGAGCCAAGGACGTACTCGATTACATCCGAGATGGCTACTTGCCAGAGACTTTGTTTAGTTTCATCGCAACACTGGGCTGGAACGACGGTACCGAACAAGAAGTTTTCACCCGAGACGAGCTCATCACCAAATTCAGCTTAGACCGCGTGCAACACAGTGGTGCGCGATTCGACGAAAAGCGCCTGCTTTGGATGAACGGTCAATTTATCCGTCAACTATCACTTGATGATTTGTGGAACCGTGTTACTGAATTCTGGTCACCTGAGGCAAGCGGTGCGGACGAAGCATACAAGCGTCGCGTACTCGCCCTGGCGCAGGACCGCCTGAAAACTTTGTGCGACCTGCCGACATTAACCAGCTATTTCTTTACCGAACCAACACCCGACTGGACTATGATCGAAGGCAATAAACAACTTGCCAAGTTTGAACGACAACGACTCGTAGAACTGTTAGGGCAGGCTAAAGTAGCGCTAGAATCGTCTGACTTTTCCGCCGACGCACTACAACAAACGCTTAATAATCTACTCGAACAAACTGGCGAAAAACCTGGCACGTTGTTTAGCCTTATTCGCTTTGCCATCACCTGGGCGCCATTTAGCCCAGCGCTACCTGAAACTATGGAAGTTTTGGGAAGAGACAAGACTCTTAGCCGCTTGCAAGCTGCTATTAATAACGCAAACTAA
- a CDS encoding DUF3048 domain-containing protein, whose amino-acid sequence MHALHRSIMDRIHKWMGKHHAATIAIAVCGLLLATAMAVFAVLYQSPKQVAAPNANPTPTPTATPAPIYYSPLTGEKVPDQASTQQVVTGVMIENSLNARPQSGLQQAGVVFEAIAEGGITRFLALYQQEKPQMIGPVRSLRLYDIDWFAPFQASIAHVGGSLYALREVRNGSYRDIDQFFNSAYYWRSTDRWAPHNVYTSFAKLDQLNSRRGYSTSTFTAWPRQDGKPASKIDANSVDVTISGPLYNSHYAYDKTTNSYVRYQNGAPHLDREKGKIKPAVVIVMDVQEQTVLQDGYREQITTKGIGKAHIFQNGTETEAYWHKKDRGSQIRFTDASGKDIPLNRGQTWISAVPANEGGGVTWKLTK is encoded by the coding sequence ATGCATGCATTACATAGGTCAATTATGGATCGTATCCATAAATGGATGGGCAAGCACCACGCAGCAACCATAGCAATTGCTGTTTGTGGCCTATTGCTCGCAACCGCAATGGCGGTCTTTGCAGTGCTGTATCAATCTCCCAAGCAAGTCGCCGCTCCAAACGCCAATCCTACACCTACACCCACGGCTACGCCCGCACCTATCTATTACTCGCCGCTGACCGGTGAAAAGGTGCCAGACCAAGCGTCGACACAACAAGTAGTTACCGGCGTTATGATCGAAAACAGCCTTAACGCGCGACCACAGTCCGGCCTCCAGCAAGCAGGCGTTGTCTTTGAAGCCATCGCCGAAGGCGGCATTACGCGCTTCTTGGCTTTGTACCAGCAAGAAAAGCCGCAGATGATCGGACCCGTTCGCAGTTTACGCCTATATGACATCGACTGGTTTGCGCCGTTTCAAGCATCCATTGCACACGTTGGCGGCAGCTTATATGCGCTTCGCGAGGTCAGAAACGGCAGCTACCGCGACATCGACCAATTCTTCAACAGCGCATACTACTGGCGCTCAACCGACCGCTGGGCACCACACAACGTCTACACTAGTTTCGCCAAACTAGATCAACTCAACAGCAGGCGAGGGTACTCCACGTCCACCTTTACGGCCTGGCCACGCCAAGACGGTAAACCTGCTAGTAAAATCGACGCAAACAGTGTAGACGTTACCATCAGCGGGCCGCTCTACAACAGCCACTACGCTTACGACAAGACGACTAATTCATACGTCCGTTACCAAAACGGAGCACCGCACCTAGACCGCGAAAAGGGCAAAATCAAGCCGGCAGTCGTCATTGTCATGGACGTACAGGAACAAACGGTGCTGCAAGACGGATATCGCGAACAAATCACGACAAAAGGCATTGGCAAAGCGCATATATTTCAAAATGGCACCGAAACTGAAGCATATTGGCACAAAAAAGACCGTGGTAGCCAAATTCGATTCACCGATGCGTCAGGCAAGGACATTCCGCTCAATCGCGGACAAACGTGGATTTCTGCAGTACCAGCAAATGAAGGGGGAGGAGTGACATGGAAACTCACGAAGTAA
- a CDS encoding HAMP domain-containing histidine kinase, with the protein METHEVKPDPINKPLMRDYWPKYRNRAYIIITAAQSSAILVIMLTLQLTGAMHLNFYWFFAAALLSSILMNSATLLLAIVLGAPFRDLVYAIVLAAGEPSAETPPNPNKYEYDNDGFREILQTVYEMASQEDAPVKPVETVDTFIKDGLDSTSTGIVILNSDREVVYHNRHAPVRVDTKERDVLDLIFPDHDSLTDWLDNETKNKLTAERTWTRVSDKLPGEKGRRIFDLVVSYHKDNAAETVLTMFERTKEYMPEEDDLDFISFAAHELRGPITVIRGYLDVINEELGPKMEDDQEELMQRLIVASNRLTSYINNILNASRYDRRHLKLHLTEESVRHIYDLISDDMQMRASAQNRILVTDLPESLPTVAADANAIGEVLGNLIDNAIKYSNEGSLVHVTAHAIPGFIEISVIDRGIGMPSNVIQNLFHKFYRSHRSRETVAGTGIGLYICRAIVSSHGGTITARSVENEGATFTFTLPIYDTVADKIKSEANNNKILIDKGGGWIKNHSMYRN; encoded by the coding sequence ATGGAAACTCACGAAGTAAAACCCGACCCTATAAATAAACCTCTTATGCGTGACTATTGGCCAAAGTATCGCAACCGAGCATATATTATCATCACAGCCGCTCAATCGAGCGCCATATTGGTGATTATGCTGACCTTACAGCTGACAGGTGCCATGCATCTTAATTTTTATTGGTTCTTTGCAGCTGCGCTCCTGTCGTCAATTCTCATGAACTCAGCAACACTATTATTGGCTATCGTGCTCGGGGCACCGTTCCGCGACCTCGTCTATGCAATTGTGCTTGCGGCAGGCGAACCCTCCGCCGAGACGCCGCCCAATCCTAACAAGTACGAGTACGACAACGACGGCTTCAGAGAAATCCTTCAAACCGTCTACGAGATGGCGTCACAAGAGGACGCACCCGTTAAACCTGTCGAAACCGTCGACACTTTCATCAAGGACGGCCTAGACAGCACTTCAACCGGCATCGTCATTTTAAACAGCGACCGTGAGGTTGTGTATCACAACCGTCACGCGCCTGTGCGTGTCGACACGAAAGAGCGCGACGTTCTTGATTTAATCTTTCCTGACCACGACTCGCTAACCGACTGGTTAGACAATGAAACTAAAAACAAACTTACGGCAGAACGCACCTGGACCCGTGTGTCCGACAAGTTACCCGGCGAAAAAGGCCGACGTATTTTCGACTTAGTCGTAAGCTATCACAAGGACAACGCCGCCGAAACGGTGCTCACAATGTTCGAACGAACCAAAGAGTATATGCCCGAAGAAGATGACCTCGACTTTATATCGTTCGCTGCACACGAGTTGCGCGGGCCAATCACGGTCATACGTGGCTACCTAGACGTCATAAATGAAGAGCTAGGCCCCAAAATGGAAGACGATCAAGAAGAACTAATGCAGCGCCTCATTGTCGCCTCTAACCGGCTAACAAGCTACATAAACAACATTCTGAATGCCTCGCGCTATGACCGACGCCACCTTAAGCTACATCTAACCGAAGAATCCGTTCGTCATATCTACGATTTGATTTCCGACGACATGCAAATGCGCGCCTCGGCGCAAAACCGCATACTAGTCACGGATCTTCCGGAATCATTGCCCACGGTCGCGGCTGACGCTAACGCAATTGGTGAAGTTCTCGGCAATTTGATCGACAACGCCATCAAATACAGCAACGAAGGAAGCCTCGTCCACGTCACCGCTCATGCCATACCAGGATTCATAGAAATATCCGTCATCGACCGTGGCATCGGTATGCCGTCAAACGTCATACAAAACCTCTTTCATAAATTCTATCGCTCGCATCGTAGTCGCGAGACCGTCGCAGGTACAGGAATCGGTCTGTATATCTGCCGTGCAATCGTGTCTTCACACGGCGGCACCATTACGGCACGTAGCGTCGAGAACGAAGGTGCCACCTTTACCTTTACGCTGCCGATTTACGACACCGTTGCAGATAAAATTAAGTCCGAAGCAAACAACAACAAAATATTAATCGATAAAGGCGGTGGCTGGATTAAAAATCACTCTATGTACAGAAACTAG
- a CDS encoding response regulator — MAIKKILVIEDDRFIGEMYVRSLKKAGYEVDWMVGGNDGLIAARNKPYDLILLDVMLPERRGNEILESLRGKENLIPDTKIIVLTNFEQDEESRTAMEQNADGYLIKAEITPRKLLDVIANLEK; from the coding sequence ATGGCAATTAAGAAAATTCTCGTAATCGAAGATGACCGATTCATCGGTGAGATGTACGTCCGCAGTCTCAAAAAGGCTGGCTATGAAGTTGACTGGATGGTCGGTGGTAATGATGGCCTGATAGCCGCGCGGAACAAACCATATGACCTCATCTTACTTGACGTCATGCTCCCAGAGCGTCGCGGCAATGAAATCCTAGAATCTCTCAGGGGCAAAGAGAACCTGATTCCAGATACCAAGATTATCGTCCTCACTAACTTCGAACAAGACGAAGAATCACGTACCGCTATGGAGCAGAATGCCGACGGTTATCTCATTAAAGCCGAAATCACTCCGCGCAAGCTTCTCGATGTTATCGCAAATCTAGAAAAATAA
- a CDS encoding DUF4190 domain-containing protein, which yields MTENSKMEQSESQGLAIASLVLGILAIITCLVPYISIALGVIAIILGVISVKTKGRKKAISGIVTGSVGVVLAIIVSVMTFVALPALQKNQRDTARKNDVSIASSAVATYSSNNRGQMPDSAVDLSQYITDLTLISVESEGTPTTDTAIYKKGANCDGTASGRAYAITVLLENGSEYCQGS from the coding sequence ATGACAGAAAATAGTAAAATGGAACAATCGGAGAGTCAGGGGCTTGCGATAGCATCGTTAGTTCTTGGTATTCTGGCAATTATTACTTGCCTAGTGCCGTATATCAGCATAGCTCTTGGAGTTATAGCGATTATTCTTGGTGTAATTTCTGTCAAAACGAAGGGTCGCAAGAAGGCAATTTCAGGAATTGTTACGGGAAGTGTCGGAGTGGTTTTAGCTATTATCGTGTCCGTCATGACTTTCGTAGCACTTCCAGCTCTACAAAAAAATCAACGTGACACAGCACGCAAAAATGATGTAAGCATAGCGTCTAGTGCGGTTGCTACATATTCGTCAAATAATCGTGGACAAATGCCAGATAGTGCTGTTGATTTAAGCCAATATATTACCGACCTAACTCTTATATCAGTTGAAAGCGAAGGCACGCCGACAACCGACACGGCTATTTACAAAAAAGGTGCGAACTGCGATGGAACAGCCTCAGGTCGTGCATATGCAATAACAGTGCTCCTAGAAAACGGCTCAGAGTACTGTCAGGGGTCATAG
- a CDS encoding DUF2569 family protein, which produces MQLPHSKTRQTYIDQIKVVEANLKDATSGEKDKALLAQVQKRLDSLAEKYQFSEEIGTARYKLYELQALVHYFNGHDDDALDFINQAIDTRGETYAKAEKIKQRLSLGDSHVTKTVNPDKITKEQRREQKIGLEGWLALFTVGIILAVVLHLVAVGFGFYNLGNLGNTADDFAASLLGPYYTFLMLASFAMASLSAWLLYLLFKWKRLARWVGIILLSLSILIYFIDYMWYANLMSQISGLDPQRGDASVGWAIVWIIYLCVSKRVKRTLTK; this is translated from the coding sequence ATGCAACTTCCACACTCAAAAACTCGTCAAACGTATATAGATCAAATTAAAGTCGTCGAGGCGAACCTCAAAGACGCGACATCTGGCGAGAAAGACAAGGCGTTACTTGCTCAAGTGCAAAAACGACTCGATTCTCTGGCTGAAAAATATCAATTTAGCGAAGAAATTGGCACAGCAAGATACAAGCTCTACGAATTGCAGGCGTTAGTTCATTATTTTAACGGTCATGACGATGACGCACTAGATTTTATCAATCAAGCCATAGATACGCGCGGCGAAACATATGCAAAAGCAGAAAAAATCAAACAGCGATTATCACTTGGCGACTCTCATGTTACAAAAACTGTAAATCCCGATAAAATTACGAAAGAACAGCGACGCGAACAAAAAATTGGGCTTGAAGGTTGGTTGGCGCTTTTTACCGTCGGCATTATCTTAGCCGTAGTTCTTCACTTAGTGGCTGTAGGTTTTGGATTTTATAATTTAGGCAACCTAGGTAATACAGCTGATGACTTTGCAGCCAGCTTACTTGGTCCTTACTATACTTTCTTAATGCTTGCTTCGTTTGCGATGGCTTCTCTATCTGCTTGGCTACTATACTTACTGTTTAAGTGGAAGCGATTAGCTCGCTGGGTCGGTATTATTCTACTCTCGCTATCAATACTGATATACTTCATCGATTATATGTGGTATGCAAATCTAATGTCCCAGATATCTGGACTTGACCCCCAAAGGGGTGACGCTAGCGTAGGTTGGGCTATTGTATGGATAATATATCTCTGCGTTTCAAAGCGAGTCAAAAGGACGCTCACGAAATGA
- a CDS encoding KTSC domain-containing protein, with the protein MTQHKENYSWIYIGLAILIGGTILYFLFFSPSSGYVKIKYRDDKVNISASNFEPLNKSDSTVKGAWYDGNNEYMVIKLNGTYYHYCGMPSSAWRNFSSSSSLYSAYQDDIKGNFDCRVNPVPSYD; encoded by the coding sequence ATGACGCAGCACAAAGAAAACTATTCATGGATTTATATCGGGCTTGCAATACTTATTGGCGGCACGATTCTGTATTTCCTCTTTTTCTCACCTAGTTCTGGCTACGTCAAAATCAAATATCGTGATGACAAAGTAAATATTTCAGCAAGTAACTTTGAACCTCTCAATAAATCAGACTCAACTGTTAAAGGTGCATGGTACGACGGTAACAATGAATATATGGTTATAAAGTTGAATGGCACATATTATCACTATTGCGGTATGCCAAGCAGCGCATGGCGCAACTTTTCATCTTCAAGCTCGCTTTATTCTGCCTACCAAGACGACATCAAAGGCAATTTTGATTGTCGTGTAAATCCTGTACCGAGTTATGACTGA
- a CDS encoding rhodanese-like domain-containing protein, translating to MNPIIVDVREPSEYARGHVAGALNIPPAKIMAGASDLAGVEKNAEIVLYCMSGSRSNASMHVLRSQGFTNLKNGINAQQVATKYDLEIVR from the coding sequence ATGAATCCAATAATCGTCGATGTTCGCGAACCAAGCGAATACGCCCGCGGGCACGTAGCTGGCGCACTCAATATACCGCCAGCCAAAATCATGGCCGGAGCCAGTGATCTGGCCGGAGTTGAAAAGAATGCCGAAATCGTACTGTACTGCATGTCCGGCAGTCGCTCTAACGCCTCTATGCACGTGCTACGTTCACAAGGTTTCACAAATCTCAAAAATGGCATTAACGCTCAACAAGTCGCTACAAAATACGATCTCGAAATCGTCCGTTAG